In Bacillus horti, the following are encoded in one genomic region:
- a CDS encoding phosphotransferase, whose amino-acid sequence MAERKMIGQGKIASIYLENGLAVKKFPDDYKSDWVEYEAKIQQEIQSKTTIPVPKCEYLRDTNEIKMEYIDGYTLGNRMRKDKYKNGLQDLVELQLSVYNYSDLELKQAHTLFKNDLYSSKLDQSLKDRALQSLLNVEEKQVLCHFDMHFLNIMYDESQYFIIDWVNAKLGNPILDIARTYVLLKQYAQRMSEKYLNMISAEGMFNLSEIKQAVPAIAALRLLENDSNDFSAKLIEMIMDERMNEY is encoded by the coding sequence ATGGCTGAAAGAAAGATGATTGGTCAGGGAAAAATAGCAAGTATCTATCTCGAAAATGGTTTAGCTGTCAAAAAATTTCCGGATGACTACAAATCAGACTGGGTAGAATACGAAGCAAAGATTCAACAGGAAATTCAGAGCAAAACAACTATTCCAGTACCGAAATGTGAGTACTTGAGGGATACGAATGAAATAAAAATGGAGTACATCGACGGCTACACACTTGGCAATAGGATGCGGAAAGACAAGTACAAAAACGGTTTACAAGATCTTGTTGAATTGCAATTGTCTGTGTATAACTACAGTGACTTAGAATTGAAGCAGGCACATACCCTATTTAAGAATGACCTATACTCGTCCAAGCTTGACCAAAGTCTCAAGGATAGGGCTCTTCAATCTCTTTTGAATGTTGAAGAAAAGCAAGTACTCTGCCATTTTGATATGCATTTTTTAAATATTATGTATGATGAATCTCAGTATTTCATTATTGACTGGGTAAATGCGAAATTGGGAAACCCTATACTGGATATCGCACGTACGTACGTGTTGTTAAAGCAATATGCACAAAGAATGTCAGAAAAGTATTTAAATATGATCTCAGCAGAGGGGATGTTTAATCTCAGTGAAATAAAACAAGCTGTGCCAGCCATAGCAGCTTTACGACTGCTGGAGAATGATTCAAATGATTTTTCTGCTAAACTCATAGAAATGATTATGGATGAACGGATGAATGAATATTAG